In the Tautonia plasticadhaerens genome, one interval contains:
- a CDS encoding trehalase domain-containing protein, with amino-acid sequence MPPGNVDDGRAGAGGTTAEHRRLTDGAARRADWKHWGPYVAERAWGTVCEDYSPSGDAWASFPHDHARSRAYRWNEDGLAGFFNRFQNLCLMTRPGVEGRLLLAAADRVKLERVLPRMLDPGQFLSDFGLRSMSRGLAAEPYECHGRVVGYEPAGSTTPIYGGNSNRRGPVWFPLNFLMIEALREYHRYFGDSLRAELPRGSARPASLGAVADELSGRLVRLFLRDEGRGGHRPVFGDVDPFRADPAWSDLVPFHEYFHGEHGAGLGASHQTGWTALVTELFGRPGGHSPSGPRDRAPS; translated from the coding sequence ATGCCCCCTGGAAATGTGGATGATGGCCGTGCCGGGGCCGGGGGCACGACCGCCGAGCACCGCCGGCTGACCGACGGCGCCGCCCGCCGCGCCGACTGGAAGCACTGGGGGCCCTACGTCGCCGAGCGGGCCTGGGGCACCGTCTGCGAGGACTATTCCCCCTCCGGCGACGCCTGGGCCTCCTTCCCGCACGACCACGCCCGCAGCCGTGCCTATCGCTGGAACGAGGACGGCCTGGCCGGTTTCTTCAACCGCTTCCAGAACCTCTGCCTGATGACCCGGCCGGGCGTCGAGGGGCGCCTGCTGCTGGCGGCCGCGGACCGGGTGAAGCTGGAGCGGGTCCTGCCCCGGATGCTCGACCCGGGGCAATTCCTCTCGGACTTCGGCCTGCGGTCGATGTCGCGGGGCCTGGCGGCCGAGCCGTACGAGTGCCACGGCCGGGTGGTGGGCTACGAGCCGGCGGGGTCGACGACGCCGATTTACGGCGGCAACTCGAACAGGCGGGGCCCGGTCTGGTTCCCGCTCAACTTCCTGATGATCGAGGCGCTGCGCGAGTACCACCGCTACTTCGGGGATTCATTGCGGGCCGAGCTGCCCCGGGGATCGGCCCGGCCGGCGAGCCTGGGAGCGGTCGCCGACGAGCTGTCGGGGCGCCTCGTCCGGCTCTTCCTCCGGGACGAGGGGCGGGGCGGCCACCGCCCCGTCTTCGGGGACGTGGACCCGTTCCGGGCCGACCCGGCCTGGAGTGACCTCGTCCCCTTCCATGAATACTTCCACGGCGAGCACGGGGCTGGACTTGGGGCCAGCCATCAGACCGGCTGGACGGCCCTGGTCACCGAACTGTTCGGGCGGCCCGGAGGCCATTCGCCCTCCGGGCCACGGGACCGTGCCCCGTCCTGA